The Pradoshia eiseniae DNA window ATCCTTCTTCTTATCTAAGCCGAAACTAAGCACTGGCGGAGGCTCCATTCCTTCCTTCGCTTCTGGCCGATTCCTGTCCTTAGCTTGTTCCATCATCTCCTTTTCCGCCAAATTCGTAAAAAAATCATCTATCTCCACTATTTCTTCTTCCATTATGCGTAATTTTAATTGTTCCTTATCAAGCCAGGCATTGACTGGCAGCATCTCTTCCCGCTCATCCCTCTTGTTCATCCTAAACCCTCCTGACCCGCAAACTCTACCTACTCATTCATATGCGAGAACTGCCGGGAATATTTCACGCCGTGCACACACAAAAAAGCGCCTCGCATGTAAACAACATGAACGAGGCGACATATCTGCTTTATTGCTGCTTCATTTTCGGATCGAGAGCATCCCTAAGACCATCTCCCAAAAGGTTAAACCCTAGAACAGTCAACATGATGGCAAGCCCCGGGAAAAAGAGCGTTCCCGGCGCTTGGACGAGGTATCCCTTCGCATCCGCCAGCATTTTGCCCCATTCAGGGGTTGGTGCTTGCGCTCCAAGACCGAGGAAACCAAGCGCTGCCGCTTCGATAATGGCAGTCGCAATCGCCAATGTCCCTTGAACGATAATTGGGGTGATACTATTAGGCAGGACATGATGGAAGATAATTCGTCCATCCGACATACCAATGGCATTCGCTGCCAATATGTATTCCTCCTGCTTCACACTCAATACCCTCGAACGGATTAATCGACCGAAATTCGGAATATTAATGACCGCAATCGCAATCAAGGCATTTTGAAGAGAAGGTCCTAGAATAGACACAATCGCAATCGCGAGCAAAATGCTCGGAAATGCGAGCAAGATATCAAAGAACCGAGAGATAATTGTATCAATCAAGCCCCCATAGTATCCTGCGATTAAGCCAAGCAATGCGCCAATTATGACTGAGCCAAGAACGGAAAAGAACCCAACCCAAAGTGAAATCCTTGCTCCATGTATGACTCGGGAAAGGATGTCCCTTCCAAAGTCATCCGTTCCGAACCAATTATCTGCTGATGGAGGCAGCAAACGTTTACTTAAATCCTGCTCATTAATACCATATGGAGCTATGAGGGGGGCAAATATCGCAAGTAATACGAAAAAGGTGACAATGCCGAGACCAACTAGCGCCAAACGGTTTCTCTTGAATATCACCCAAGCCTCAAGCCAGGGGGATTTTGGTTTAGTGTCAAGCTGCAATTCGGTATTTCTAGCCAACTCCGCCACTTTAGGTTCACATCCTCTATTTGGAGTATTTTATTCTCGGATCAACTAAAGCATAGAGAAGATCGACGATTAAATTGATAAACACAAAAGCCGTTGCAATCAATAGGATTCCTGATTGAATGACAGGATAATCACGATAATTTATCGCATCATATAGATATCTTCCAATCCCTGGCCAAGCAAAAATGGTCTCAGTCAGAATCGCCCCTCCAAGCAGGAGGCCTGTCTGCAAGCCAATAACCGTCAAGACAGGGATAAAGGCATTTTTCAAGGAGTGCTTGTACACCACCCAAAACATGCTGACCCCTTTCGCCCTAGCCGTGCGGATGAAGTCTGATTTCATCACTTCAAGCATCGTGGAACGCGTCATTCTGGCAATGATGGCCATCGGAATGGTCGCCAACGCAATGCTTGGCAAAATTAAATGCTTAACGGCAGTGATAAATTGACCGAAATTCCCTTGTATTAATGTATCAATTAAATAGAGATTGGTGATGGAGTCAATTGGATCTCGGATATTCTCTCTCCCAGAGGTAGGGAGCCAGCCTAATTGGATGGAGAACGCCCATTGCTCCATCAGTCCCAGCCAAAATATTGGCATTGACACACCAATCAATGCCAATACCATCGCCAAGTAATCAAACCATGAATTTGAAAACCATGCACTGATAATTCCGGCATTTACGCCAATAAATACTGCAAGCAGCATGGCGACAAACGTCAATTCCAGCGTCGCTGCAATATAGGGCCAAACCTCTTCCATAATTGGTGTTTTCGTTCTCAAAGAGGTTCCTAGATCTCCTGAGAATAATTGTTTCAGATAGTCGAAATATTGAATATACCAAGGCCGATCCAGCCCAAGCTCCTTCGTCAAGCTGGCAATCGCATCTGCCGTTGCCCTTTGGCCGAGGATAACCTGTGCCGGGTCACCTGGTATCGCCCGTACGATCGCAAAGACGATAATAGTCATGCCAATCAAAACCGGTATTACGGATAATAATCTCCTGATCGTGTAAGATAGCATGTCGCTTTACCTCCATAATGAAAGGGGCAGCCCCATAATATCATCTTGCTTATCGGGTGCCCCTTCCTCATAAACTTTTACTTAAACTCTACGTTTTTGAAGTAGTCAGAGCCTGTTGGATGCGGCACGAAGCCGGACACATCAGCTGTTGCTGCCAATAGAGGCGTAGAGTGAACGAGCGGAATCCATGGAGCATCTTCGTGAATGATTTCTTGCGCTTGTTTATATAATGCATTCCGTTTTTCTTGATCAACCTCTGTTTGTGCCTCAATCAAGACATCATGAAGCTTATCATTAGCATAATAAGAATAGTTGTTGGATCCGATTGAATCCTTATCTAGCAATGTGTAAAGGAAGTTATCCGGGTCTCCATTGTCACCAGTCCATCCGAGCATGTAAGCCGGATAATCCCCAGCAGCCGCCTGGTCAAGATAAGTTGCCCAGTCAACCGTTTTGATTTCCACATCTACGCCAATTTTGCCCCAGCTTTCTTGGATTACCTGTGCAATTTTATTGCCTTCTGGGATATATGGACGTGCTACCGGAATCGCCCATAGCTCTGATTTGAATCCATCCGGATAGCCTGCTTCAGCAAGCAATTTCTTGGCTTTGTCCAAGTCATACTCATAGTCGGAGATCTCATCATTGTAGCCCTCGATTGAATCAGGCATCGGGTTCTTCGCCGGGACGGCCAAGCCTGAATAGAAGGAATCAATAATCGCTTGTTTGTCAACGGCATGACTTAAAGCCTGACGTACTTTTGCATTGTCATATGGTTTTTTCGTCACATTAAAGCCAAGGTAGCCAACGTTCATGGAAGGACGCTCAATGGCTTGAAGATTGCTGTCCGATTTAATCTTTTCCAAGTCAGTCGGGTTCACGCCGTCCATCAAATCAATCTCACCAGTGGACAAGGCATTTAATCTAGCCGAGTTATCAGGGATAACCTTAAAGATTAATTGATTCAATTTTGGCTGACCATCAACATAATAGTCTTCATTCTTCTCTAGAACGATGCTATCATTTGCTTTCCACTCGGCAAATTTGAATGGACCTGTTCCAACAGGGTTTTTGCTGAAATTGTCATCGCCTTGTTCCTTAAGTGCTGTAGGGCTTGCAATTCCAAAGCAGCTCATCGCCAGGTTTTTCAAGAATGGCGCTTGCGGTCGATTCAATGTGAACACAACTGTGTATTCATCCTCTGCTTTCACTTCTTTGATTACATGACCTTCATCCCCTTTATAACCACCAAACATGGAGTAGTAAGGGAACTGCTCATCATTACCGTTCATCCAACGCTCAAAGTTAAAGACTACCGCCTCAGCATTGAAATCAGTGCCATCATGGAACTTAACGTCTTCACGAAGCTTGAGCGTGTAAGTCAAACCATCTTCAGAAGCTTCCCATTTCTCGGCAAGCCCAGGATGCAGAGTTGTATCCTGCTCTCCATAAGTCAATAACGTTTCAAAAATATTGATTGTTACTTTATAAGATTCCCCTTCAGTTGTCGTTATCGGGTCAAGAGATGTCGAATCCCCTCCACGGCCATATACGAGCGAATCTTTCTTACTGCCGCTTTCGCCGTTTTCACTTGATCCTCCTGTTTCCTCATTGCCCGAACAGGCGGCAAGGAACACACTGGCAATCATAATGCTTACCATGGCTAGCAATAACTTCTTTTTCATTAAATGCGAACCCCCTATTTTATCATTTTATTATCATTGCTGATGGCATCATCATATAGATGGCATGCAGCATAATGACCTCTCTCTATTTCCTGATAGACAGGAATGACAGACTTGCAGGCATCCATCGCATAGGCGCAGCGGGTGTGAAATGGGCATCCGCTAGGCGGGTTTGATGCACTTGGTATATCGCCCGTAAGTTCTATCCTCTCTCTTTTAATATCCGGGTCTGGTATCGGGACGGACGCTAAAAGAGCCTTAGTATACGGGTGAAGCGGATTCGTATATAACTCTTCACTATTCGCCATTTCAACCAATTTCCCTAAATACATGACTCCGACTCGATCACTAATATGCCGGACAACCCCAAGATCATGTGCGATAAATATATAGGTCAGACCGAATTCAGTCTGGATATCCTTAAGCAGATTTAATACCTGAGCTTGAATAGATACGTCTAACGCCGAAACTGGCTCATCGGCAATAATTAATTTCGGTTTCGTCATCAAGGCGCGCGCTATTCCGATTCTTTGACGCTGCCCGCCGCTGAATTGATGAGGATAACGGTCCAAATGATATGTACTTAGCCCAACAACATCCATCATTTCCCGGATGCGCTTTCTTCTCTCTTCTTTATTGCCTACGCCATGAACAATCAGCGGTTCTTCTAAGATTTTCTTTACAGTATGGCGGGGATTTAAGGAAGCATACGGATCCTGAAATACCATTTGGATATCACGCCGCACTGCCTTTAACTCACTTTTCGACATTTTCATGATTTCCTTGTCCTCAAAGACGATGCTTCCATCAGTTGGATCAATCAGTCTCATGAGCAGGCGCCCGGTCGTCGATTTACCGCATCCGCTCTCACCCACAATCCCAAGCGTTTCTCCCTTTCTTACGTAAAAGGAAACATCATCAACCGCCTTAACTTCTCCTTGCTTGCGGCCGAGAATTCCTCCATTTATCGGGAAATACTTCTTTAAGCCGTTAACCTTTAACAACTGCTCCGCCATGTGCAGCTTCCCCTCCCTCTCCTTGATATAGCAGGCATCTCACCATCTGGCCTTCAGACGAGACTTTTTGTAATGCCGGGGATACGGTACCGCATGCGGGGATGGCATATTCACAGCGCGGTGCAAAGACACAGCCATTATCAATCGTTCCTGGTTTTGGCACATTTCCCGGTATCGAATACAGCTTGCTGTCCTTTTGGCGAATATCCGGAACAGACTTAAGCAGCCCCTTTGTATATGGATGCTTAGGGTTCTTGAAAATATCGCGGACACTGCCCTTCTCTACAATTTTGCCGGCATACATAACAAGCACCCGGTCACATACCTCAGCAACTACCCCAAGGTCATGGGTAATAAGAATAATCGATGTATCTGTCTTCTCATTCAAATCCTTCATCAATTTTAAAATTTGTGCTTGTATCGTCACATCAAGGGCCGTCGTCGGCTCATCCGCAATTAATATATTTGGCTGGCAAACCATGGACATGGCAATCATGACCCTTTGCCTCATACCGCCTGAAAGCTCGTGCGGATAATTCTTCATCATGCTCTCTGCCCTAGGCAAGCCAACCAGCTTCAGCATGGCCACACATTCAGCAAAGGCTTTTTTCTTATTCGTTTCATGGTGGAGCCTATATGCTTCCGTCATCTGCTGCCCAACCGTAAACAATGGATTTAAAGACGTCATCGGTTCCTGAAATATCATCGAAATTTGATTGCCCCGAATCTTCCTCATCTTCGTATCCGACAATTCAAGCAAATTTTCGCCATTAAATATGACTGAAGAAGCAGGATCAACGATAGCCGGCGGCTTAGGCAATAGACCCATGATTGATAATGAAGTCAAGCTCTTACCGCTGCCTGATTCTCCAACGATTCCAAGGATTTCCCCCTTATTTAGCTGAAAATTAACATTCTCAACAGCCGGGACTTCTTTCCCGTCTGCCCGAAAGGAGATTGTCAAATCTTGTACATCTAAGACTACAGAGTTCCCCAAACAATTCCCTCCTGCACAATATGTATTATTATTTGAGTTATATAAATTATTAAAATATTATGATTTATTATGTCACAGGTTTTGGAAATTGACTACAATTTATTTAATATTTTTTCCTTGTTTGTACATTTTTTCTTATTTATATCCTCTATAAAGTAATCTGCCGATTTGTCTATTTCTATGGGAAAATGAAAGAGTTAATGCATATAAATAGGAGCGAAATGTTATTTAAGTGATAGTAGAATGGGCGGAGTTTAATATTTTGGTCAGTAGCTCTTTGCATGGCTTTTGATTTAGTTTCGTCTGTGGAGCATGGGGGAAGGGTGGGAACTGCTTGGCTTTTCCCATCCTTCCCCCACCTTTTACCCCCATTGCCTGGGCATTGGGTGGGGATTGCCTGACGATTCCCATCCTTCCCCCACCCTTTGTCCACCCTTCACCCCCATTGCCTGGGCAT harbors:
- a CDS encoding ABC transporter permease; this encodes MAELARNTELQLDTKPKSPWLEAWVIFKRNRLALVGLGIVTFFVLLAIFAPLIAPYGINEQDLSKRLLPPSADNWFGTDDFGRDILSRVIHGARISLWVGFFSVLGSVIIGALLGLIAGYYGGLIDTIISRFFDILLAFPSILLAIAIVSILGPSLQNALIAIAVINIPNFGRLIRSRVLSVKQEEYILAANAIGMSDGRIIFHHVLPNSITPIIVQGTLAIATAIIEAAALGFLGLGAQAPTPEWGKMLADAKGYLVQAPGTLFFPGLAIMLTVLGFNLLGDGLRDALDPKMKQQ
- a CDS encoding ABC transporter permease, with amino-acid sequence MLSYTIRRLLSVIPVLIGMTIIVFAIVRAIPGDPAQVILGQRATADAIASLTKELGLDRPWYIQYFDYLKQLFSGDLGTSLRTKTPIMEEVWPYIAATLELTFVAMLLAVFIGVNAGIISAWFSNSWFDYLAMVLALIGVSMPIFWLGLMEQWAFSIQLGWLPTSGRENIRDPIDSITNLYLIDTLIQGNFGQFITAVKHLILPSIALATIPMAIIARMTRSTMLEVMKSDFIRTARAKGVSMFWVVYKHSLKNAFIPVLTVIGLQTGLLLGGAILTETIFAWPGIGRYLYDAINYRDYPVIQSGILLIATAFVFINLIVDLLYALVDPRIKYSK
- a CDS encoding ABC transporter substrate-binding protein: MKKKLLLAMVSIMIASVFLAACSGNEETGGSSENGESGSKKDSLVYGRGGDSTSLDPITTTEGESYKVTINIFETLLTYGEQDTTLHPGLAEKWEASEDGLTYTLKLREDVKFHDGTDFNAEAVVFNFERWMNGNDEQFPYYSMFGGYKGDEGHVIKEVKAEDEYTVVFTLNRPQAPFLKNLAMSCFGIASPTALKEQGDDNFSKNPVGTGPFKFAEWKANDSIVLEKNEDYYVDGQPKLNQLIFKVIPDNSARLNALSTGEIDLMDGVNPTDLEKIKSDSNLQAIERPSMNVGYLGFNVTKKPYDNAKVRQALSHAVDKQAIIDSFYSGLAVPAKNPMPDSIEGYNDEISDYEYDLDKAKKLLAEAGYPDGFKSELWAIPVARPYIPEGNKIAQVIQESWGKIGVDVEIKTVDWATYLDQAAAGDYPAYMLGWTGDNGDPDNFLYTLLDKDSIGSNNYSYYANDKLHDVLIEAQTEVDQEKRNALYKQAQEIIHEDAPWIPLVHSTPLLAATADVSGFVPHPTGSDYFKNVEFK
- a CDS encoding ABC transporter ATP-binding protein, which gives rise to MAEQLLKVNGLKKYFPINGGILGRKQGEVKAVDDVSFYVRKGETLGIVGESGCGKSTTGRLLMRLIDPTDGSIVFEDKEIMKMSKSELKAVRRDIQMVFQDPYASLNPRHTVKKILEEPLIVHGVGNKEERRKRIREMMDVVGLSTYHLDRYPHQFSGGQRQRIGIARALMTKPKLIIADEPVSALDVSIQAQVLNLLKDIQTEFGLTYIFIAHDLGVVRHISDRVGVMYLGKLVEMANSEELYTNPLHPYTKALLASVPIPDPDIKRERIELTGDIPSASNPPSGCPFHTRCAYAMDACKSVIPVYQEIERGHYAACHLYDDAISNDNKMIK
- a CDS encoding ABC transporter ATP-binding protein, which gives rise to MGNSVVLDVQDLTISFRADGKEVPAVENVNFQLNKGEILGIVGESGSGKSLTSLSIMGLLPKPPAIVDPASSVIFNGENLLELSDTKMRKIRGNQISMIFQEPMTSLNPLFTVGQQMTEAYRLHHETNKKKAFAECVAMLKLVGLPRAESMMKNYPHELSGGMRQRVMIAMSMVCQPNILIADEPTTALDVTIQAQILKLMKDLNEKTDTSIILITHDLGVVAEVCDRVLVMYAGKIVEKGSVRDIFKNPKHPYTKGLLKSVPDIRQKDSKLYSIPGNVPKPGTIDNGCVFAPRCEYAIPACGTVSPALQKVSSEGQMVRCLLYQGEGGEAAHGGAVVKG